The nucleotide sequence CGGGGGCACCTTCACCGATCCCGACGGCACGATCGCGGGCCTCGGCTTCGCGGGCCTGCCGGGCGGGGTGACCGCCTCGGGCTGGCGGCTGTCGGGGGTGCCCACATCGGCGGGGGTGTTCAGCGTGACGGTGACGGCCACCGACAACGCCGGGGCCAAGGTCTCCACGACACTGAAGCTGACGGTGCAGGCGGCCGAGTCGGGGGGCAACCAGTACCCCGAGGTGCGCCGCACGATCCCCGACCAGACGGCCACGGTGGGGGCGGCCTTCTCCTACGAGATTTCCAAGGAGACCTTCGTCGACCCCGACGGACCGATCATCGACATCGCCGTGGCGGGCCTGCCGGGGGGCGTCAGCCAGACGGACTGGCGCGTGTCGGGCGTGCCCACGGCAGCGGGCGTGTTCACCGTGACGGTGACGGCGCGCGACAACCGCGACCTGAAGGTCTCCACGCAGTTCAAGTTGACGGTCCAGTCGGCCGGGGGTGGCGACAACAGGCCGCCTGTGGTGTCTCGCGGCATCCCCGACCAAGCGGGCACGGTGGGGGCGGCCTTCGCCTACGAGGTGGAGGGGGGCGCCTTCACCGACCCCGACGGCACGATCGCAGCCATCAGCTTCGCGGGCCTGCCGGGCGGCATCACGGCCTCGGGCTGGCGCGTGTCGGGCGTGCCCACGTCGGCGGGCGTGTTCAGCGTGACGGTGACGGCCACCGACAACGCCGGGGCCAGCGTCTCGACGCAGTTCAAGCTGGCGGTGGCCACCGCCGGCCCCGGCGACAATAAGCCGCCGGTGGTGTCTCGGGGCATCCCCGACCAGACGGGACACGTAGATGTAGCCTTCGCCTATGAGGTACCCAAAGAAACTTTCACCGACCCCGACGGCACGATCGCGGGCGTGAGCTTCGCGGGGCTGCCGGGCGGGGTGACCGCCTCGGGCTGGCGGCTGTCGGGCGTTCCCACGGCGTCGGGAGTGTTCAGCGTGGCGGTGACGGCCACCGACAACGCCGGCGCGAAGGTCTCCACGACCCTGAAGATGACGATCTTACCTGGCGGCGGCAATAACAAACCGCCAGTCGTCGCGCGTAGCATACCCGACCAGTCGGGGACAGTAGGTGTGGCCTTCGCCTATGAAGTGTCCAAAGAAACATTCAGTGACCCTGATGGCTCGATCGCAGGCATCAGCTTCGCAGGGCTACCGGCAGGTGTGACCGCCTCAGGTTGGCGCTTGTCGGGTGCGCCCACGTCGGTGGGCGTATACACGGTCAAAGTCACGGCCTCAGACAACGTCGGCGCTCAGGTCTCCACATCTTTTAAGCTGACTATATTATCGGCTGCAAATCAGCCCCCTGTGGTTTCTCGTAGCATCCCAGACCAGTCGGGTACGATAGGTGTGGCTTTCGCCTATGAGGTGTCCAAAGAAACTTTTACCGATCCCGAAGGCCCGATCGCAGGCATCAGCTTCGCAGGCCTGCCCGCGGGGGTGACGGCCTCAGGCTGGCGTTTATCAGGCGTACCTACCGCGGCAGGCGTATTCACCGTAACAGTGACAGCCAGCGATGGGGAAGGCGCCAAAGTATCCACTTCATTCAAACTGACCGTACAGGCGGTCCAGCAGGATAACATTATCAGTCTATTCAAAGCAGGTAATTTTCTGACCCGGAGATTTGTGCGCGATATTTTAGAAGGGGATACGCTGAGAGGGGAAGAAGTCAGCCAGACTGTGAACCTGATGGTTTCGCCCCGGACTGGTACAATAGGGAGCTACTCATTCAATTTATCGGGGCCAATTTCTACAACCAGTGAGGATAGCAGCACACCCTATGGAGTTTTTGGCGACAATGGAGGCGTTATTCTCCTGGAAGGCAAATATACGCTGACAGTAAAATCATACACGGAGGCGGGGCTGCAGGGTACCTTAATCAGTCAACAGGTGCTACACTTTGTGGTAATGGTAGGAGAGGGTCAGAAGAATCTGCCGCCCGTACTGGCCAAACCACCAGGTGCCCTTTTTGCTAAGGTTGGAAAGTCTTACGCGTATCGTTTACCGGATAGTACCTTTGTGGATCCTGACGGCTTTTTGACCTCTTTTACTATCACTTCCCTGCCCGATGGCCTGGTAGGGGACGGTACCCTTATTTCAGGTACCCCCACCAAAAAAGGAGAGTACACGGTCAATGTCCGGGTGACCGACAATGGGGGAGCGACGGCCGAAACGACTTTCCGGTTTGTTGTGTCGGCGGATAATCTGCCACCGGTTGTCAATGGATCGGTTCCCGACCAGGTCGCTGAAGTAAACAAGCCATTCAATTATACCCTGCCGGAGAATATCTTTCAGGATCCGGATGGAACCATTGTTTCCGTCGCTTTCATAGGACTTCCCGAAGGCATCACCAACCGGGGGTTGACTCTTTCGGGGGTACCTGTGAAAGTCCGGGAAAACCCGATCATTGTCATTGCGACGGACAACAGCGATGCTATGGTCCAGTTGACTTTCAATATCAATGTCATAGAGAACAACCGCCCGCCCGTGGTGGCAAAGCAGATCGGCGACCAATTGGCCGAAAGCAGCGCCGACTACCGGTTTATTATTCCGGCAGGTACCTTCACCGATCCTGACGGCAGCATCGTGCGTTATGAAATGAGTGGCTTGCCTCCGGGCCTCACGGCTCGGGGCGACACCCTGAGCGGGCGGCCTACCCAGGCGGGTGAATATATCCTGACGGTGAAGGCCTTTGACAATAAGCAGTCATCCGTGCAGCTTACCTTCAAGCTCATCGTGTTGGGCAACCGTGCTCCTTTGGTCAATCGCCCCATTACTAATCAGGTGATCGACAGTAGTACCGTGTATCGCTTTGTCATTCCAGCCGGTACGTTTGTCGATCCCGACGGTAGCATTGTCCGTCTGGAAATAAGTGGGCTGCCGCCCGGCATAACCGCCCAGGGTGATACGATCAGTGGCCGGGCTGCCCAGATGGGAGAGTTTACTGTAAGTGTCAGGGCTTTTGACAACAATGGTGCTTCCGTGCAGCTTACTTTCAAGTTAAGTGTGCTGGGCAACCGGCCCCCACTGGTAGCCAAGCCCATCAGCGATCAGGAAGCTGACATCAATACCTCGTATCGATTCGTGATTCCGGGGGGTACCTTTGTGGACCTCGATGGTAGGATTATTCGCGTCGAATTCTCAGGCTTGCCCTCTGGGGTGACAGCCCAGGGCGATACGATCAGCGGCCGACCCAGCCGGGCGGGCCAATACACCGTGAGCGTGAGGGCTTATGACGACAAAGGGGCAGCCGTACAGACTACTTTTAAGATTACTATCAAAGACTCCACCGTCCGCCCGACCGTCGAGCCTATTCCCGATGTGGTCGCTATTGTTGGCCAGGTTTTCACCTTTGATGTCAAGAGTTATTTCAAGGACGAGCAGGGTAGCATCACTTCCATCAATTATGCCTCGACGCTGCCGCCGGGCATTACGGCCAATGGGTCGAAACTGTCCGGGAATCCGTTTACGGAGGGAAAATATACTATCAAAGTGGTTGCAAAGGACAACAAGGGGGGTACCCTCGAGACTACATTTATCCTAAAAGTGGAAAAGGCCGAACTGCGGGTGTTGCTGTATCAGATGCAACAGGGAAACAGAAAATTGATTCGTCCGGTGGCGAATGTGGATCGGATGGCATTGGATACCCTACCTCCCGCTTTGAACCTATTTGTGGAAAGCAACGCCAACATTACCTCGGTTACCTTTATCATTACCAGCCCCATGGTACAGTATACCACGGATGAATCCGCACCTTTCGGGTTGTTTGGGGATAGTGGTAGTTTTCCTGCGCTGGCCGGTACTTATACCCTCAATATACTCGGGTACCGAAGTACTACACTAGTGGCAAGCCGGTCCATCCAGTTCACAATCACTAAAACAACCAACAGTCCGGGACGATTAGGGGTAATTGAGTCGGAAGTTTTCTCCGAAATAGAACTGTGGAAACCATATCCTTCGCCGTTTGTGGACCGGGTGAAAGTACAGACGGCCCCGCAGGGGTACCCGAAACTTCACGCCGTCGAGGTGCTGTCAAGCGAGGGGAAAATTCTGCCTTTGCCCGCCTCAAATTGGACGATGGATCAGGCGCTGCTGGTAGTAGACTTGTCGGAGACAATCACCCTGCCGGGCGTGTACCTATTGAAAGTTACCGGGGAGGATGGAAAGCAGAAAACGATGCGGATTGTGAAAGCCCCGCAGAATTGACCCGACGAGGTACCTTCGTCAGTAAGACGCATTCTGATGAAATTGAAGAAGCCCCGGCATGGGGCTTCTTTGTATGGTACCCAGGCGGAGGTTTTTCTCAATAAGTACCTCCGCCAGGATTTCCCGAAAATGATAGGCCACCGAACCCGTGAAGTGAACGGGCAACTCCGATGCATTCGGATGCTTGCAGACATACGTAGCCAGAAAGGCCCGGAATGCATCGCCCACGAGACCACGAACAAAGGGTTCGGCCAGATGTTGGCTCAAGAAAGGTGAAAACGAGGCAAAATAGCGGTTGGGGAAGGGCTGCCGATAGGCCCGTTCAAGGACGATGAAGCGTGAGACATCCGGAAAACTTGCTCTGAATGCCTCATGCAGACCGGAGGGCAATTCATTGTGCAGGTACTTTATCACCAACTGCTTGCCCAGGTACCCGCCGCTTCCCTCGTCGCCCAGCCAAAAGCCCAGCGATCCGATGTTATGAGTGATTTTTTCGCCGTTATATAGGCCGTTGTTGGCTCCCGTTCCCAGTATGCAGGCAATACCCGCTGCGCGCCCACATAGTGCACGGGCAGCAGCCAGCAGATCGCTATGTACCTCAATGGTGCCGGCTGTGGGGAAAAGCGCCGTCAGGGCATTCGTTACGGGTAGGCTGGTGGTCGCGTCGGCGCAACCTGCCCCGTAAAAGTAAATCTGTTCCACTCGGTGGGATTCAGTGTGGGAAAGTACTTCCCTGCGCAGTATTTCGGCAATCACTTCCTGTGTCTGGTAAAAGGGATTAAAGCCCGCCGATTGAAAGCGGATGATTTCAGGGCCGAGGAGCAGCCAGTCGGTTTTAGTGGAGCCACTGTCGGCCAGAAGGATCATACTAATTCTTTAATTTTCCGATAATGGTAAACCGTTCAAAAACCCGCGCCGTATGCGGGGCGTCGGGCAGTTCGTGGGTCAGATCCTGACCGGCCCAATGATCATAGTGTTTGCCCTCGCGCCACAGCCGCGAAGCCGAAACATCATAGATATTTCCCTCAAAAGCACACCAGATTTCTTCCCGGTCCTGGCCGTTTCGTAGTGCCAGCTGTGCACGAGTGTATTCTTTCATAGAGTGGCCGGAGTGGGGTTGGTTTCTTTTCGGTAAAAACCTTTGAAAATGTAAGGGTAAATGTAGAAATTGTGATTGGGTTTGCTATAAACGTATCCGTGGGAATATAAAACAACGTGAAAAATTCGTTCTTTTGGGGAAAAATAAACCGTTTTGAGGAGATGAAAAAATTTCAACCTGTTATCTGGAGCCTGGTTATGGCCATAGGATTGCTCACCGTTGGCTGCAAGAAAGATCCGCCACCCCTCTCGGAGCGCATCGCCAAGTCTTGGTCGGCCTCAACGGTACGGGAAGGCAGTACCGTCGTGTACACCGTGGGCGGAGCCAGTAACGCGAAACCAGGTTATGCTAACTTCAAACTGGTTTTCAATAGCTCGGGATCCGTAACTTATACTGAATTCGACGGTAGTACCTTCACTGGCCAATGGGAATTGAACGGGGATAACAAATTGATTCTTAAAAATCTAAATCCCCAGCCCACAGGTACCAACGGTACCATTGAGTTCGACATTACGTCGTTCGACGATACGATGATGACCCTGACCCGTACTACGTCCAGTGTAAAAACAGGCAATACCATCAATCAGTACACGCTCTCGAATCCTTGATCAGCGAATATTGATTTCAAGATATTGATTGTCAGAGTTTTATATAAATTTTTAAACGAAAAATATACAGAAGCCGATTCATCCCTGAGTCGGCTTCTGTGCTTTTTTGGTACCTTTGTACTACTTTCTACTTTGCCCCAATAAAAATGCCCGAACAACGTACTGAGATAGCTTCCCTGGGAGAATTCGGCCTGATTGGCCGTTTGAGCGAAGCCTTTGAGAATACCCGGCCTGATTCCATTACGGGTATCGGCGACGATGCCGCCGTCATCGACCTGGAGGCAGAATATGGCTTGCTGAGTACGGACCTGCTACTGGAAGGCGTCCATTTTGATTTGACCTTCGTACCCCTCAAACACCTGGGTTATAAGTCGATTGCTGTAAATATATCGGATATAGCTGCCATGAATGGGGTACCCGGGCAGGTGACGGTAAGTCTGGCCGTGAGTAACCGCTTTTCGGTGGAAGCCGTGGAGGAACTCTACGCTGGTATCAAAGCGGCCTGTGCCGATTTTCGCGTGGACCTGGTAGGTGGAGACCTGTCGTCCTCGCGGTCGGGGCTGTTGATTTCCGTGAGTGTATTTGGAAAAGTAGCCAAAGACAAAATCGTATACCGCAACACGGGCCGGCCCAATGACCTGCTGTGCGTCACAGGCGACCTGGGTGGAGCGTACCTGGGGCTACAGATTCTGGAACGGGAAAAACAGGTTTTCCTGGCCAATCCGGGTATGCAGCCCCAACTGGAAGGTCATGATTACGTGATCCAGCGCCAGTTGAAACCTGAGGCGCGCATGGATGTCATCTTTGAGCTGGAAGAGGCCGGTGTGGTACCTACCGCCATGCTCGACGTTTCGGACGGACTGGCTTCTGATCTACTGCACCTGTGTTCACAGTCAAGTGTGGGCGCGCTGGTGTTCGAAGAAAACCTACCCATCGACGAGCAGACCTACCTGGCCGCTACAGAACTGAATCTGAGCCCTATTACGGCCGCCCTGAACGGTGGCGAGGATTACGAACTGCTGTTTACCATTCGCCAAGACGACTACGACAAGGTTAAAAACAATCCGAAAATCAGTGTAATAGGGTACCTGACCGATCAGGCTGCCGGCGCTAAGCTGGCCACCAAGGGGGGCAACCACATACCGATCACCGCCCAGGGCTGGAACCACTTTTAACTATACCGCACGTCGATTTCCTTGGCCTCGGCCACCAGTTCCTTTACCTTTTGCTCGTCATCCTTACGGCAGATCAGCAGGACCCCGTCGTATTGGGCCACAATGAATCCGTGCAACCCATTCACTACCACCAATTGGTCTTTCGGGGTTTTGATGATGCAGTCGCTGGTGTCGTGCAGCAGCAGGGTACCCTCCGCGACATTCTGGTTTTCATCTTTTTCGGAAATTTCATACAGCGATTTCCAGGTACCCAGATCCGACCAACCGAAGCTACTCAATACAACATGCACGTTGTCGGCTTTTTCCATAATACCGTTATCAATCGAAACACTTCCGCAGTGTGAGTAGGTCTTACCAATAAAGGCGGCTTCCTCGGCGGTGAAGTAGTGCTCGGTGCCTTCTTCAAACAATTCGGCTACCTCGGGCATGTATTTTCTTACGGCTTTTTTCAAGGCCTGTACATTCCAGACAAAAATGCCGGCATTCCACACAAAATCTCCGCTTTCCAGAAACTGGACGGCCAGCTCGTGGTGGGGTTTTTCGGTGAAAGTCTTCACTTTCTTCACCGTCATCTTATCGGGGATGTACTGGATGTAGCCATAGCCCGTGTCAGGCCGCGTGGGCTGGATGCCCAGTGTGACCAGGATGTCGTCCATCCGGGTAGCGCCCAAGGCAACCCGGATGGTATCCCGGAATACATCTTCCTTAAGGATGATATGATCGGCGGGTGCTACCACAATATTGGCCTCGGGATCGCGCGCGGCGATTTTGTAACAGGCATAGGCAATGCACGGGGCCGTATTGCGCCGGTAGGGCTCCAGCAAAATCTGATCGTCGTCCAGGTGAGGGAGCTGCTGCTTGACCAAATCCCGGTATTCGCTGCTGGTGACGATGAAAATGTTCTCAGGGGGGCAAATTCCGTCGAAGCGGTCAACGGTTTGCTGAAGTAAAGACCGCCCCGTACCCAGCACATCATGAAACTGCTTGGGGTAGGTAGTACGGCTAAAAGGCCAAAAGCGGGTTCCAACGCCGCCAGCCATGATAATTACATAGGTATTTTGCATGAAGGGGAAGATGTATGATAAAACACGTATAAAGACAAAGCTAGCATTTTTCCGTAACTAATCTTTTCTTAAAAAGGTCTCAATTCCGATTGGCGCACCTAGCTCAGTCCCGAAAATTATAAATCTCAATTGGAAAGGAGAACGTCATTTGAACCTGCCACCATCCCGTTCGCTCAAGGTATAGGATGACCATTCGTGACCGATACCTACCTCAGATAAACCGAACCGTACCTGTTACAAAACGCCAGTTGTATTTGAATGGAGGGATAGGGAGATTTGTCTAGATCGTGGTTCTGCAACCCAACCATCAATCAGCTCATTTCGTCTTTTGGAAGCGATACAATACGAAGTAATTCATCCTCAACAAGATGCAATGTAGGGCTTTAATTTTATTTAATAATGTAAAGAAAAAATAGCACATAAATATTACTTATCTCTAATATTACATTCAAAAAGACAACAAACTTTTAAAGGAGAAATGATATGAGAAAAGGATTTACAAACAGGGTGGCAGGTCTGTTCACAGGCTTGTTCGTTGCCCTGACCACTTGCCTGGCTTTCGGGCAGGATGGAACCACAAAAGTAGCAGGCAAGGTAACGGACGCGGCTACTAAAGACGGCTTGGTGGGAGTCAGTATTCAGGTAAAAGGTAAGGTAATAGGAACGATTACCGATATCGGTGGAAACTTTGAGCTAACCACTACCACCAATCCGCCGTTCACACTGGTGGTCACATCAGTAGGTTACGAAACGCAGGAAGTAGCTGTGAGTGGTAACCAAACGAATATAGCCGTAAGCTTAAACGAACAGGCCATTCTCGGACAGGAAGTCATCGTGTCGGCTTCGCGGGTAGAGGAGAGCGTTTTGCAGTCGCCCGTAGCGGTCGAGCGGATGGACATTCGGGATATCCGTAATACGCCCGCCGCCAGCTTCTACGACGCACTGGGCAACCTGAAGGGCATCGACCTCACCACGCAGGGCCTGCTTTTCAAGTCCATCAACATGCGAGGCTTCGGCGCAACGGGCAACCCCCGCACGGTACAATTGATCGACGGCATGGATAACGCCGCGCCGGGTCTCAACTTCCCACTCGACAATATTGTGGGTATTCCGGAACTGGACCTGGAAAGTGTGGATGTACTGCCGGGAGCAGCCTCGGCGCTGTATGGCCCCAATGCCATCAACGGCCTGATCCTGATGAATAGCAAAAGCCCCTTCCTGTACCAGGGGATAAGCGCGGTAGTGAAGACGGGCGTGATGAGCGCCAGCAATCGCGATGAAAAAGTGACACCCTTTTATGACGCCACCATCCGGTATGCCAAGGCTTTTAATAATAAGTTCGCCTTCAAGGTCAATCTGTCCTACATTCAGGCGAAGGACTGGCAGGCTACCGACTACACCAACCTTAACGTGGGCGGCGTGCAGGACGGTACGCGCGGTGCGGGCGTCAACAGTGACTACGATGGGCAGAACATCTATGGCGATGAAGTACAGGCCAATCTAAGGACGGTAGGTCAGGCGCTGGTTACGGCCAAATTGCTTCCGGCCGCCGCTCTTGACCTTTTACCCAATGTCAATGTAAGCAGGACGGGCTATCAGGAAAGGGATTTGGTGGATTATAATAACAAGTCATTCAAAGCCAATATGGCACTGCACTACCGCATCAATGATAAAATCGAGGCCATAGGGCAGGTAAATTATGGCTATGGTACCACAGTGTACACGGGTACGGGCCGTTTACTCGCTCCGGAACTTCAACCTGACGCAGGCCAAGCTGGAACTACGCGCCGATAATTTTACGATACGCGCCTACACCACGCAGGAACGTTCCGGGGATTCGTACCTGTCGGGCTTGGTGGGTATCGCCATGCTCAATGAATTCAAGCCCCATGTGGCGTGGTTTGGCCAGTACGCCGGGGCGTTTGCTGCGGCACGCGGGCAGGGGGTACCTGAGGACCAGGCCTACGCAGCGGCCCGTGCCGTGGCGGATCAGGGAATGCCCATGCCCGGCTCCGAAACCTTTAACACCTCACTTGACAAATGGCGGAACACGCCCATCTCGCAGGGCGGCGGCAATTTTCTGGACAAAACCAACCTCTACCACGCGGAGGGCGTATATAATTTCAAGAATGAGATTAAAGTCATCGACCTGCTTGTGGGAGCCAACGTACGCCATTACCAGTTGCGCTCCGAAGGTACCCTCTTTGCCGACACCAAGGACGGTCGCGACGGGACGATCGGCATTACCGAGTACGGCGCCTTCGCTCAGGCCAGTAAATCTATATTTCAGAACCACCTGAAATTGACCGGTTCGTTGCGATACGATAAAAACCAGAATTTCGACGGCCAGTTTACGCCCCGGGTATCGGCCGTAACGACCTTTGGCAGCCACAACGTCCGGCTTTCCTACCAGTCGGGCTTCCGGATTCCTACCACTCAAAACCAGTACATCGACCTCGTAACGCCCAATGCTCTGTTGATCGGTGGCTTGTCGGAATTCAATAGCCGCTATAATCTGCAAAATGGGATTCTGCGCCAAAATCTGGATCCTGCCGTAATCGCTCTGTATGCCGCTAAGCCTGCTATACAATCACAGGCGCAGGCTTACGCTGTTGAAGCCATCACCCAACAGGTTAGGGCCAGCGTTATGGCGGCGGTGAATGACGCGGTGGCAGCGGGGCTAATCCCTAACGATCCACAAGCCATTGCCGGGGCCGTTGAGCAAGGCGTAGCAGCCAAGCTGCCTGGTGCCCTGGCCGTCAATACCCCAATCGTAACCGCACAGGTTCTGCCTGCGTTCGCACTCGCAGCCATTCCCAAGTACCAGGCTCCTACCCTAAAACCGGAGCGCATTGCCTCGTACGAAATCGGCTACAAAGGCATTATTGCCCGGAAACTTTTCGTGGACGCCTACTACTATTTCAGCCAGTATACCAATTTCATTGGCAACACCGTCATTCTGGTACCCACGGCC is from Salmonirosea aquatica and encodes:
- a CDS encoding putative Ig domain-containing protein gives rise to the protein MTASGWRVSGVPTSAGVFSVTVTATDNAGASVSTQFKLAVATAGPGDNKPPVVSRGIPDQTGRVGVAFAYEVDGGTFTDPDGTIAGLGFAGLPGGVTASGWRLSGVPTSAGVFSVTVTATDNAGAKVSTTLKLTVQAAESGGNQYPEVRRTIPDQTATVGAAFSYEISKETFVDPDGPIIDIAVAGLPGGVSQTDWRVSGVPTAAGVFTVTVTARDNRDLKVSTQFKLTVQSAGGGDNRPPVVSRGIPDQAGTVGAAFAYEVEGGAFTDPDGTIAAISFAGLPGGITASGWRVSGVPTSAGVFSVTVTATDNAGASVSTQFKLAVATAGPGDNKPPVVSRGIPDQTGRVGVAFAYEVDGGTFTDPDGTIAGLGFAGLPGGVTASGWRLSGVPTSAGVFSVTVTATDNAGAKVSTTLKLTVQAAESGGNQYPEVRRTIPDQTATVGAAFSYEISKETFVDPDGPIIDIAVAGLPGGVSQTDWRVSGVPTAAGVFTVTVTARDNRDLKVSTQFKLTVQSAGGGDNRPPVVSRGIPDQAGTVGAAFAYEVEGGAFTDPDGTIAAISFAGLPGGITASGWRVSGVPTSAGVFSVTVTATDNAGASVSTQFKLAVATAGPGDNKPPVVSRGIPDQTGHVDVAFAYEVPKETFTDPDGTIAGVSFAGLPGGVTASGWRLSGVPTASGVFSVAVTATDNAGAKVSTTLKMTILPGGGNNKPPVVARSIPDQSGTVGVAFAYEVSKETFSDPDGSIAGISFAGLPAGVTASGWRLSGAPTSVGVYTVKVTASDNVGAQVSTSFKLTILSAANQPPVVSRSIPDQSGTIGVAFAYEVSKETFTDPEGPIAGISFAGLPAGVTASGWRLSGVPTAAGVFTVTVTASDGEGAKVSTSFKLTVQAVQQDNIISLFKAGNFLTRRFVRDILEGDTLRGEEVSQTVNLMVSPRTGTIGSYSFNLSGPISTTSEDSSTPYGVFGDNGGVILLEGKYTLTVKSYTEAGLQGTLISQQVLHFVVMVGEGQKNLPPVLAKPPGALFAKVGKSYAYRLPDSTFVDPDGFLTSFTITSLPDGLVGDGTLISGTPTKKGEYTVNVRVTDNGGATAETTFRFVVSADNLPPVVNGSVPDQVAEVNKPFNYTLPENIFQDPDGTIVSVAFIGLPEGITNRGLTLSGVPVKVRENPIIVIATDNSDAMVQLTFNINVIENNRPPVVAKQIGDQLAESSADYRFIIPAGTFTDPDGSIVRYEMSGLPPGLTARGDTLSGRPTQAGEYILTVKAFDNKQSSVQLTFKLIVLGNRAPLVNRPITNQVIDSSTVYRFVIPAGTFVDPDGSIVRLEISGLPPGITAQGDTISGRAAQMGEFTVSVRAFDNNGASVQLTFKLSVLGNRPPLVAKPISDQEADINTSYRFVIPGGTFVDLDGRIIRVEFSGLPSGVTAQGDTISGRPSRAGQYTVSVRAYDDKGAAVQTTFKITIKDSTVRPTVEPIPDVVAIVGQVFTFDVKSYFKDEQGSITSINYASTLPPGITANGSKLSGNPFTEGKYTIKVVAKDNKGGTLETTFILKVEKAELRVLLYQMQQGNRKLIRPVANVDRMALDTLPPALNLFVESNANITSVTFIITSPMVQYTTDESAPFGLFGDSGSFPALAGTYTLNILGYRSTTLVASRSIQFTITKTTNSPGRLGVIESEVFSEIELWKPYPSPFVDRVKVQTAPQGYPKLHAVEVLSSEGKILPLPASNWTMDQALLVVDLSETITLPGVYLLKVTGEDGKQKTMRIVKAPQN
- a CDS encoding N-acetylglucosamine kinase; this translates as MILLADSGSTKTDWLLLGPEIIRFQSAGFNPFYQTQEVIAEILRREVLSHTESHRVEQIYFYGAGCADATTSLPVTNALTALFPTAGTIEVHSDLLAAARALCGRAAGIACILGTGANNGLYNGEKITHNIGSLGFWLGDEGSGGYLGKQLVIKYLHNELPSGLHEAFRASFPDVSRFIVLERAYRQPFPNRYFASFSPFLSQHLAEPFVRGLVGDAFRAFLATYVCKHPNASELPVHFTGSVAYHFREILAEVLIEKNLRLGTIQRSPMPGLLQFHQNASY
- a CDS encoding cytochrome b5 domain-containing protein, with translation MKEYTRAQLALRNGQDREEIWCAFEGNIYDVSASRLWREGKHYDHWAGQDLTHELPDAPHTARVFERFTIIGKLKN
- the thiL gene encoding thiamine-phosphate kinase, which translates into the protein MPEQRTEIASLGEFGLIGRLSEAFENTRPDSITGIGDDAAVIDLEAEYGLLSTDLLLEGVHFDLTFVPLKHLGYKSIAVNISDIAAMNGVPGQVTVSLAVSNRFSVEAVEELYAGIKAACADFRVDLVGGDLSSSRSGLLISVSVFGKVAKDKIVYRNTGRPNDLLCVTGDLGGAYLGLQILEREKQVFLANPGMQPQLEGHDYVIQRQLKPEARMDVIFELEEAGVVPTAMLDVSDGLASDLLHLCSQSSVGALVFEENLPIDEQTYLAATELNLSPITAALNGGEDYELLFTIRQDDYDKVKNNPKISVIGYLTDQAAGAKLATKGGNHIPITAQGWNHF
- a CDS encoding mannose-1-phosphate guanylyltransferase; the protein is MQNTYVIIMAGGVGTRFWPFSRTTYPKQFHDVLGTGRSLLQQTVDRFDGICPPENIFIVTSSEYRDLVKQQLPHLDDDQILLEPYRRNTAPCIAYACYKIAARDPEANIVVAPADHIILKEDVFRDTIRVALGATRMDDILVTLGIQPTRPDTGYGYIQYIPDKMTVKKVKTFTEKPHHELAVQFLESGDFVWNAGIFVWNVQALKKAVRKYMPEVAELFEEGTEHYFTAEEAAFIGKTYSHCGSVSIDNGIMEKADNVHVVLSSFGWSDLGTWKSLYEISEKDENQNVAEGTLLLHDTSDCIIKTPKDQLVVVNGLHGFIVAQYDGVLLICRKDDEQKVKELVAEAKEIDVRYS